One stretch of Thalassovita sp. DNA includes these proteins:
- a CDS encoding mechanosensitive ion channel family protein has product MTLTDILNTQIWNGQSLADLMTLNVLTSFAGSLLGAVVMLILGFIVAGWARRRITKLGLQYEALDDTLFIFIGNITRYAIIGFALLFVLNTFGIKTTSIVAVIGAAGLAIGLALQGTLSNVAAGVMIIVFRPIKLGDFVTVGGQSGTVKSISLNYTELASTDNVQTIIPNANVWGNTITNFSIYETRRAEWIFGVAYDADLKKAEEVIRKTLLSDPRALQDPEPFLQVNNLGDFSVDFLARVWVKSSDYFAYQADMKRAVKEALDEAEVDIPFPTQTLIQAS; this is encoded by the coding sequence ATGACCCTCACTGACATTCTGAATACCCAGATCTGGAATGGCCAAAGCCTTGCAGACCTGATGACGCTTAACGTTCTCACCTCTTTTGCCGGCTCATTGCTGGGCGCGGTGGTGATGCTGATCCTTGGTTTCATCGTCGCGGGCTGGGCCCGTCGGCGGATCACCAAGCTGGGCCTCCAGTATGAGGCGCTGGATGACACGCTGTTCATCTTCATCGGCAACATCACCCGCTATGCCATCATCGGCTTTGCGCTGCTGTTTGTGCTGAACACCTTCGGGATCAAGACAACCTCCATCGTGGCTGTCATCGGTGCCGCCGGTCTGGCCATCGGTCTGGCGCTGCAGGGCACGCTTTCCAACGTGGCAGCAGGTGTGATGATCATCGTCTTCCGCCCCATCAAACTGGGGGATTTCGTCACCGTGGGCGGCCAGAGCGGCACGGTCAAATCGATCTCACTGAACTATACCGAGCTGGCCAGCACCGACAACGTGCAGACCATCATCCCCAACGCCAATGTCTGGGGCAACACGATCACCAACTTCTCGATCTATGAAACCCGCCGGGCGGAATGGATCTTTGGTGTGGCCTATGACGCTGACCTGAAAAAGGCCGAAGAGGTCATTCGCAAAACCCTGCTGAGCGATCCGCGCGCCCTGCAGGATCCGGAACCTTTCCTGCAGGTGAACAATCTCGGCGATTTCTCGGTCGATTTTCTGGCACGGGTCTGGGTCAAATCGTCTGACTACTTTGCATATCAGGCCGATATGAAACGGGCCGTGAAAGAGGCGCTGGATGAGGCTGAGGTCGATATCCCCTTCCCGACACAGACGCTTATTCAGGCAAGCTGA
- a CDS encoding glycerophosphodiester phosphodiesterase family protein, whose amino-acid sequence MIQLSEAFLKAPIAHRGLHDVSAGLPENSRVAFEAAIAAGYGIELDLQLSKDGVAMVFHDYDMGRLTGQQGAVQTRTAAELQEITLLGGEETIPTLTEILALVAGRVPLLIELKDQDGLMGANIGRLEKATAEALAGYEGEVALMSFNPHSVRVLSGLCPDRARGLTTAAFGADKWPLLPKGTRDRLARIPDYEANKCSFISHEADDLDAERVQDLKRRGAQILCWTIKSQAEETAARQVAHNVTFESYPAQIPA is encoded by the coding sequence ATGATCCAGTTGTCCGAAGCCTTTTTAAAGGCGCCGATTGCACATCGTGGCTTGCATGATGTGTCTGCTGGCCTGCCTGAAAACTCGCGCGTGGCCTTTGAGGCCGCGATTGCCGCGGGCTATGGGATTGAGCTGGACCTGCAGCTGTCCAAGGACGGTGTGGCGATGGTGTTCCATGATTATGACATGGGGCGTCTGACCGGCCAGCAGGGGGCGGTGCAGACCCGCACTGCCGCTGAACTGCAAGAGATCACGCTGTTGGGCGGCGAGGAAACCATTCCAACCCTGACTGAGATTTTGGCGCTGGTGGCGGGCCGTGTGCCGCTGCTGATTGAGCTGAAAGATCAGGACGGGCTGATGGGCGCCAATATCGGCCGTCTGGAAAAGGCCACCGCCGAAGCCTTGGCGGGCTATGAGGGCGAAGTGGCGCTGATGTCCTTTAACCCGCATAGTGTACGCGTTTTGTCGGGCCTCTGCCCGGATCGGGCCCGTGGTCTGACCACCGCTGCCTTTGGCGCTGACAAATGGCCGCTGTTGCCCAAAGGCACCCGGGACCGTCTGGCCCGGATCCCGGATTATGAGGCAAACAAATGCAGCTTCATCAGCCATGAGGCCGATGATCTGGATGCGGAACGTGTGCAGGACCTGAAGCGTCGCGGCGCGCAAATCCTGTGCTGGACGATCAAATCCCAAGCGGAAGAGACCGCAGCGCGGCAGGTGGCACATAACGTCACCTTTGAAAGCTATCCGGCACAGATTCCCGCTTGA
- a CDS encoding 4a-hydroxytetrahydrobiopterin dehydratase → MTELLSDTGRKTILDPLCKAGWQIDADRDAISKTYQFADFTEAFAFMTRAALWAEKWNHHPEWTNVYKTVHVTLTTHDVGGLSALDAKLARKLDQLVT, encoded by the coding sequence ATGACCGAACTTCTGAGCGACACGGGCCGTAAAACCATACTGGATCCGCTGTGCAAAGCCGGCTGGCAGATTGATGCGGACCGGGATGCGATTTCCAAGACCTACCAATTTGCCGATTTCACCGAAGCTTTCGCCTTTATGACCCGCGCGGCGCTTTGGGCGGAGAAATGGAACCATCATCCGGAATGGACAAACGTTTACAAAACAGTGCATGTGACCCTCACAACGCATGACGTCGGCGGCTTGAGCGCATTGGATGCCAAGCTGGCGCGAAAATTGGATCAATTGGTTACATGA
- a CDS encoding GNAT family N-acetyltransferase, with protein MTEKTVEIQVHGSLAQIPAADWDACACPEAGADDVSARPLDPFTTHRFLLALEQSGSVGPGTGWQPQYLTAHQDGQLIGCAPLYAKSHSQGEYIFDHSWAHAFENAGGRYYPKLQLAVPFTPATGRRFLTRPGFEVAGTSALVQGAVHLAAENELSSLHVTFCTEAEALAGEQMGLMYRTGQQFHWENAGYASFDDFLASLSSRKRKMIRKERRTANAFGGEIEMLTGDQIQPHHWDAFWRFYQDTGARKWGSPYLTRAFFDIANQTLRDDMLLVLASRAGQPVAGALNFIGAETLYGRYWGCIEDHACLHFEACYYRAMDFAIDQGLARVEAGAQGEHKLARGYLPVTTHSLHWVGHPGFADAVAQFLQAERTAVEEEIEILTAYGPFRKDQGEERE; from the coding sequence ATGACGGAAAAGACAGTCGAAATTCAGGTGCATGGCAGTTTGGCGCAGATCCCTGCGGCCGACTGGGATGCCTGCGCCTGCCCCGAAGCCGGGGCAGATGACGTATCCGCGCGGCCCTTGGACCCGTTCACCACCCATCGGTTTCTGCTGGCACTGGAACAAAGCGGATCCGTCGGGCCGGGCACCGGCTGGCAGCCGCAGTATCTGACCGCGCATCAGGACGGGCAGCTGATCGGCTGCGCCCCGCTTTACGCCAAGTCCCACAGCCAGGGGGAGTATATCTTTGACCACTCCTGGGCCCATGCGTTTGAGAATGCGGGCGGGCGTTATTATCCCAAACTACAGCTGGCGGTGCCCTTTACCCCCGCCACCGGGCGGCGCTTTCTGACCCGACCCGGATTTGAGGTGGCAGGCACCTCAGCGCTGGTGCAGGGGGCGGTGCATCTGGCCGCGGAAAACGAACTCAGCTCGCTCCACGTGACCTTCTGCACCGAGGCCGAGGCCCTGGCAGGGGAACAGATGGGGCTGATGTATCGCACCGGGCAGCAGTTCCATTGGGAAAACGCCGGCTACGCCAGTTTCGATGATTTTCTGGCCAGTCTTAGCAGCCGCAAACGCAAGATGATCCGCAAGGAACGCCGCACCGCCAATGCCTTTGGCGGTGAGATTGAAATGCTGACCGGCGATCAGATCCAGCCGCACCATTGGGATGCTTTCTGGCGGTTTTATCAGGACACCGGCGCGCGCAAATGGGGCAGCCCCTATCTGACCCGCGCCTTTTTTGACATCGCGAATCAGACCCTGCGTGACGACATGCTGCTGGTGCTGGCCAGCCGCGCGGGGCAGCCGGTGGCCGGTGCCTTGAACTTCATCGGCGCCGAAACGCTTTATGGGCGCTATTGGGGCTGCATTGAAGATCATGCCTGCCTGCATTTCGAAGCGTGCTATTATCGCGCTATGGATTTCGCCATTGATCAGGGTCTGGCCCGGGTTGAGGCGGGTGCGCAGGGCGAACACAAGCTGGCACGGGGATATCTGCCGGTGACCACCCATTCGCTGCATTGGGTCGGGCATCCTGGTTTTGCGGATGCGGTTGCACAGTTTCTGCAGGCTGAACGGACCGCGGTGGAGGAGGAGATTGAAATCCTCACTGCCTATGGCCCGTTTCGAAAGGATCAAGGGGAGGAAAGAGAATGA
- a CDS encoding RidA family protein: MTGHIETRLAELGVTLPDAPAPAANYVPYVVVGDMVYVSGQISNADGELIKGRVGDDLSTAEGAAAAKTCAISLLAQCKAACDGDLDRLVKVVKLVGFVNSTADFIEQPQVINGASDFMVEALGDKGRHARSAVSAASLPLGVAVEIEAIFQIK, encoded by the coding sequence ATGACCGGACACATCGAAACACGCCTTGCCGAATTGGGCGTGACCCTGCCGGACGCCCCGGCCCCCGCTGCCAACTATGTGCCCTATGTTGTTGTGGGTGACATGGTCTATGTCTCTGGCCAGATTTCCAATGCGGATGGTGAGCTGATCAAAGGCCGTGTTGGCGATGACCTCAGCACTGCCGAAGGGGCTGCTGCGGCGAAAACCTGCGCGATCAGCCTGCTGGCACAGTGCAAGGCCGCCTGTGACGGTGACCTCGACCGGTTGGTCAAAGTGGTGAAACTGGTGGGTTTTGTGAACTCCACCGCCGATTTCATCGAGCAGCCTCAGGTCATCAATGGTGCGTCGGATTTCATGGTTGAAGCGCTGGGTGACAAGGGCCGTCATGCCCGTTCGGCCGTCTCTGCCGCATCGCTGCCTCTGGGGGTAGCCGTCGAAATCGAAGCGATTTTCCAGATCAAATGA
- a CDS encoding type I secretion system permease/ATPase: protein MPTRPLNSQPGREELRAARRENRSLFWAVALFSVFVNLLMLTGPLYMLQVYDRVLGSRSEETLLGLTLLIAFLFLMMGLLDLARGRIMTRVGARFQARLDRRVFDAVIRKSASRPDQPPSTGLRDLEGVQRFLSAPSFTALFDVPWTPLFLAGILIFHPWLGYLAIGGGAILVMITIANQIFSRRPLAEANRAVVLSEQIASQLQSEAESVQSMGMREATFYRWQKARDRALQEQLNASDTGNGFSITTKTFRLFLQSAMLGLGAYLVLQGELTAGAMIAGSILMGRALAPIELIINQWAVVQRASKGWDSLATLLSEVPAEGQRTPLPTPAAKLSVQGLTLVPPGEAQATLRMVTFKLEPGQACGVIGPSGAGKSSLARALTGLWRPAGGKIRLDGATLDQYDPSVLGQLIGYLPQRIELFDGSIAENIARLSPDPDPAKIVEAARRADAHEMILKLPDGYDTQVRAAGGRLSGGQIQRIGLARAMYMDPVILVLDEPNSNLDNEGSEALNRAIRAQKEAGKAVLIMAHRPAAIKECDTILMLENGAMRAFGPKDEVLRSVVQNHQQIQRSAGAGGVQ, encoded by the coding sequence ATGCCGACCAGACCTTTGAATTCTCAACCCGGACGCGAGGAATTGCGCGCAGCGCGTCGCGAAAATCGCAGCCTTTTCTGGGCGGTAGCGCTGTTCAGCGTTTTTGTGAACCTGCTGATGCTGACCGGGCCCCTTTATATGTTGCAGGTCTATGACCGCGTGCTGGGCAGCCGATCTGAGGAGACCCTGCTTGGTCTGACGCTGCTAATTGCCTTCCTGTTTTTGATGATGGGACTGTTGGATCTGGCACGGGGCCGGATCATGACGCGGGTTGGGGCGCGGTTTCAGGCGCGGCTGGATCGCCGGGTGTTTGATGCGGTGATTCGCAAATCGGCGTCCCGCCCGGATCAGCCACCCTCAACCGGCTTGCGGGATCTGGAGGGCGTGCAGCGCTTCCTCAGTGCGCCGTCTTTCACCGCGCTGTTTGACGTGCCCTGGACGCCGCTGTTTCTGGCCGGCATTCTGATCTTCCATCCCTGGCTGGGGTATCTGGCCATCGGGGGTGGTGCGATTTTGGTGATGATCACCATTGCCAACCAGATCTTTTCCCGCCGTCCTCTGGCCGAGGCCAACCGGGCTGTTGTCCTGTCCGAACAAATCGCCAGCCAATTGCAGAGCGAAGCCGAGTCTGTGCAATCCATGGGCATGCGCGAAGCAACTTTTTATCGCTGGCAAAAGGCCCGCGATCGCGCCCTGCAGGAACAGCTCAACGCCTCGGACACCGGCAATGGGTTTTCGATCACCACCAAGACGTTTCGTCTGTTTCTGCAGTCCGCCATGCTGGGCCTTGGCGCCTATCTGGTTCTGCAGGGGGAGTTGACGGCAGGCGCGATGATTGCGGGTTCGATCCTAATGGGGCGGGCTTTGGCGCCGATTGAATTGATCATCAACCAATGGGCCGTGGTGCAGCGGGCCAGCAAAGGTTGGGACAGTCTGGCCACCCTGTTGAGCGAAGTGCCCGCCGAAGGGCAGCGCACCCCGCTGCCGACCCCAGCGGCCAAGCTGAGCGTGCAGGGGCTGACGCTAGTGCCCCCCGGCGAAGCACAGGCAACGCTGCGCATGGTCACCTTCAAGCTGGAACCGGGCCAGGCCTGCGGTGTGATTGGCCCCTCAGGGGCTGGCAAATCCTCACTGGCACGGGCGCTGACCGGGCTGTGGCGGCCTGCAGGCGGCAAGATCCGTTTGGACGGGGCAACGCTGGATCAATATGATCCTTCGGTACTGGGTCAGCTGATCGGCTACCTGCCGCAGCGGATTGAGCTGTTTGATGGATCCATCGCGGAAAACATTGCCCGCCTGTCGCCGGATCCCGATCCCGCCAAAATCGTTGAGGCCGCGCGCCGCGCTGATGCCCATGAGATGATCCTGAAGCTGCCTGATGGTTATGACACCCAGGTGCGTGCTGCGGGTGGGCGCCTGTCGGGTGGTCAGATCCAACGGATCGGGCTGGCCCGCGCCATGTATATGGATCCGGTGATTCTGGTTCTGGATGAGCCAAACTCAAACCTTGATAACGAGGGATCAGAGGCGCTGAACCGCGCAATCCGGGCCCAGAAAGAGGCGGGCAAAGCGGTGTTGATCATGGCCCACCGCCCGGCCGCAATTAAGGAATGTGACACCATCCTGATGTTGGAAAACGGCGCAATGCGGGCCTTTGGCCCCAAGGATGAAGTGCTGCGCAGCGTGGTGCAGAACCACCAGCAGATCCAGCGCAGCGCCGGTGCCGGAGGTGTGCAATGA
- a CDS encoding HlyD family type I secretion periplasmic adaptor subunit, translating to MSKYSPRGPLLIGGISLALLLGGFGAWATMTQIAGAIVTTGQIEVDQNRQVVQHPDGGVIAELLVDEGDFVEQDQLVVRLDPTELASQLAITEGQLFEIMARRGRLQAEQDGESEVRFDAELLSVATGQPEVQEMIDGQLRLLTARDASIARETEQLEKRQAQIHSQVQGINAQQEALRQQLALINEEMANQQSLLDRGLAQASKVLSLQREQARLSGQVGELAAQVAQSEGRITEIDIEILKLQSTRREEAVTQLRDLQYRELELAETRRALQLQLSRMDIRAPVSGIVHALQFYTPRSVVRPADPVLYLVPQDRPLVIAAQVQTTDIDQVYPGQSVMLRFPALDQRTTPELPGTVAQVSADAFTDEASRASYYRAEISVSAEALAALPEGVTLVPGMPVEAYIRTADRTPLAYLVKPMSDYFAKAFREG from the coding sequence ATGAGCAAATATTCCCCCCGTGGCCCGCTGTTGATCGGCGGCATTTCTCTGGCGTTGCTGCTGGGTGGGTTTGGGGCCTGGGCCACCATGACCCAGATCGCAGGCGCAATTGTCACCACCGGCCAGATTGAGGTCGATCAGAACCGGCAGGTGGTGCAGCACCCCGACGGCGGTGTGATTGCAGAACTGCTGGTGGATGAGGGCGACTTTGTCGAACAGGATCAACTGGTGGTCCGTCTGGACCCCACCGAACTGGCCTCACAGCTGGCGATCACCGAAGGGCAGTTGTTTGAGATCATGGCCCGGCGTGGGCGGCTGCAGGCCGAACAAGATGGCGAAAGCGAGGTGCGCTTTGACGCTGAATTGCTGAGCGTAGCAACCGGCCAGCCCGAGGTGCAGGAAATGATCGACGGTCAGCTGCGCCTTTTGACCGCGCGGGATGCCTCGATCGCGCGCGAAACCGAGCAATTGGAAAAACGGCAGGCCCAGATCCACAGTCAGGTTCAGGGCATCAATGCGCAGCAAGAGGCGCTGCGCCAGCAATTGGCCCTGATCAACGAAGAAATGGCCAACCAGCAAAGCCTGCTGGATCGGGGACTGGCACAGGCCTCAAAGGTGCTGAGCCTGCAACGTGAACAGGCCCGGCTCAGTGGTCAGGTGGGGGAGCTGGCAGCGCAGGTGGCACAGTCTGAGGGCCGGATCACCGAGATTGATATCGAGATCCTGAAACTGCAGAGCACCCGGCGTGAGGAGGCGGTGACCCAGCTGCGTGATCTGCAATACCGTGAACTGGAACTGGCTGAGACCCGGCGCGCCCTGCAACTGCAGCTGAGCCGGATGGACATCCGCGCACCGGTTTCTGGCATCGTGCACGCCTTGCAGTTCTACACCCCGCGGTCGGTAGTGCGCCCCGCGGATCCCGTGCTCTATCTGGTGCCGCAGGATCGGCCGCTGGTGATTGCGGCGCAGGTGCAGACAACCGACATCGATCAGGTCTACCCGGGCCAGTCGGTGATGCTACGCTTCCCGGCGCTGGATCAGCGCACCACGCCGGAACTGCCCGGCACGGTGGCGCAGGTTTCGGCAGATGCGTTTACGGATGAAGCCAGCCGCGCCTCCTACTACCGGGCGGAAATATCCGTCTCAGCTGAGGCGCTTGCCGCTTTGCCAGAGGGCGTGACCCTGGTGCCCGGCATGCCGGTCGAGGCCTATATCAGAACCGCCGATCGCACACCTTTGGCCTACCTTGTCAAACCAATGTCAGATTACTTTGCGAAAGCCTTCCGCGAGGGCTGA